The following proteins are encoded in a genomic region of Planococcus lenghuensis:
- a CDS encoding GNAT family N-acetyltransferase — protein MIKQMKRGRLIMREFKVSDWRGVHDYASVEAVCRYQPWGPNTIEDSRGFVRQVLTDREEEPRIRYAFAVTARDEQFIGAGELNIKSFNHRSAEIGYMVNPAFWRQGIGTEIAEQLLVFGFRKLKMHRIAATCDVRNTGSQKVLENIGMMREGTVPDHLLLADGWRDSFLYSILAPEWEKGRKNGR, from the coding sequence GTGATCAAGCAAATGAAAAGAGGGCGGCTGATCATGCGTGAATTCAAGGTCAGTGACTGGCGGGGCGTCCATGACTATGCATCTGTGGAAGCAGTATGCCGGTATCAGCCTTGGGGACCGAATACGATAGAAGATTCACGGGGATTCGTCCGGCAGGTGCTGACCGACCGGGAAGAAGAACCGCGTATCCGGTATGCGTTTGCAGTGACGGCAAGAGATGAGCAGTTCATCGGTGCCGGTGAGTTGAACATCAAAAGCTTCAATCACCGTTCGGCAGAAATCGGCTATATGGTGAATCCGGCTTTCTGGAGACAGGGGATCGGCACTGAGATTGCGGAACAGCTGTTGGTATTCGGATTCCGGAAATTGAAAATGCACCGGATAGCCGCGACATGCGATGTGCGGAATACAGGGTCGCAGAAAGTGCTGGAAAACATCGGCATGATGCGGGAAGGGACGGTACCGGATCATTTGCTGCTGGCAGATGGCTGGCGGGATTCCTTTTTGTATAGCATATTGGCACCTGAATGGGAAAAGGGGAGAAAAAATGGACGTTAA
- a CDS encoding GNAT family N-acetyltransferase, producing MDVNVRRATEEDATQLYGLMKQYIVDFYAKAEPEAQEVKAHIRYLLANPATGLQFVAEENGRLLGFATLYFSFSTLQLKRQAIMNDLFVTAEARGKKVGEKLFQACVSYTRVNDLAYMSWETGRDNVRAQAFYDKMGGLISDQVYYEID from the coding sequence ATGGACGTTAACGTCAGACGGGCAACGGAAGAAGATGCGACGCAATTGTACGGTTTAATGAAGCAGTATATCGTGGATTTTTACGCAAAGGCGGAGCCGGAAGCACAGGAAGTGAAAGCGCATATCCGTTATTTGCTGGCGAATCCGGCAACTGGGCTTCAATTTGTAGCAGAAGAAAATGGCCGGCTGCTTGGTTTCGCGACCTTGTACTTTTCATTCAGCACCTTGCAGCTGAAGCGCCAGGCGATCATGAATGATTTGTTTGTCACAGCGGAAGCCCGAGGTAAAAAAGTCGGGGAAAAGCTGTTTCAGGCATGCGTCAGCTACACCCGGGTCAACGATCTTGCCTATATGTCCTGGGAGACCGGCCGGGATAATGTGCGGGCTCAGGCATTTTACGACAAGATGGGCGGCCTCATCTCTGATCAGGTGTATTACGAAATTGATTAA
- a CDS encoding GNAT family N-acetyltransferase, producing MTALREMTPDEFDQYLSSAVVNYANDHAQAGTWTEEEALGQSKQQYAELLPKGTDTKNNYLYTVVDGAEPVGMIWLKKESDREGFIYDICIREQHQSKGHGEKTMKLIEGEGRKLGLQKIGLHVFGHNQPARTLYEKLGYKTTNVIMAKDIINPQEKH from the coding sequence ATGACTGCATTAAGGGAAATGACCCCTGATGAATTCGACCAGTATTTATCATCTGCTGTCGTTAATTATGCAAATGATCATGCACAGGCAGGAACGTGGACAGAGGAAGAGGCGCTTGGTCAATCAAAACAGCAATATGCAGAGCTACTGCCAAAAGGTACAGACACTAAAAATAATTATTTATACACCGTCGTGGACGGTGCAGAACCGGTCGGTATGATCTGGCTGAAGAAGGAGTCCGACCGGGAAGGGTTCATCTATGATATCTGTATTCGGGAACAGCACCAAAGTAAAGGTCATGGTGAAAAGACGATGAAGCTTATTGAGGGGGAGGGCCGCAAGCTCGGTCTTCAGAAAATCGGCCTGCATGTATTCGGACACAACCAGCCGGCACGTACGTTGTATGAAAAGCTTGGCTATAAAACCACGAATGTCATTATGGCCAAAGATATTATTAACCCGCAGGAAAAGCATTAA
- a CDS encoding NUDIX hydrolase, with protein sequence MVPRANALGLIIRDGSFLLEEQKGKHSNGDGYFYRPIGGTIELGEWSEETLKREFVEELGVSIRIRRYLSCMENIYRIEGKIGHEITQMYLVEFEDERHYAQEIFAVAEGDRVTHAKWIPKAELLTGELVLYPEGLIDLIAVEF encoded by the coding sequence ATGGTTCCGCGTGCCAACGCATTAGGATTGATCATCAGGGACGGCTCTTTTCTGCTCGAAGAACAGAAGGGGAAACATTCAAACGGGGATGGGTATTTCTACCGGCCGATTGGCGGCACCATCGAGCTTGGCGAGTGGTCGGAAGAAACACTGAAGCGGGAATTTGTTGAAGAGCTTGGCGTATCAATACGTATACGCCGCTATCTCTCCTGCATGGAAAATATCTACCGGATTGAAGGGAAAATCGGACACGAAATCACCCAAATGTATCTCGTTGAATTCGAGGACGAGCGCCATTATGCGCAGGAAATTTTTGCTGTAGCAGAAGGCGACCGTGTGACACATGCAAAATGGATTCCAAAAGCAGAATTGCTGACAGGCGAATTAGTCCTGTATCCGGAAGGATTAATCGATTTAATCGCAGTGGAATTCTGA
- a CDS encoding SDR family NAD(P)-dependent oxidoreductase has translation MNLDGKVAVVTGGASGIGLAAAKSYLEKGAKVVIADYNEEGGQQAVEQLKNSGEVLFIAVDVAKEESVEQLIAKTVDQFGRVDIMVNNAGVGTLGETHELSYEDYHRVIAINQDGVFFGAKHAIRQILKQGDGGVIINTSSILGSVGEGGAFAYNATKGAVNLMTKSLALQYAPNGIRVNAVAPGYVESGMVNKEALGDFYDALVDRHPVGRLGQPDEIAHAIIFLSENEFVTGTTLMIDGGYTAQ, from the coding sequence ATGAACTTGGACGGAAAAGTGGCAGTTGTAACAGGCGGAGCTTCAGGGATCGGACTGGCGGCAGCGAAATCGTATTTGGAAAAAGGCGCGAAAGTAGTGATCGCGGACTACAACGAAGAAGGCGGACAGCAAGCCGTTGAGCAGCTGAAAAACAGTGGAGAAGTGCTCTTTATTGCAGTCGATGTTGCCAAAGAAGAGTCAGTGGAACAGCTTATCGCTAAAACCGTAGACCAATTCGGCCGGGTGGATATCATGGTGAACAATGCCGGAGTAGGCACGCTGGGTGAAACTCACGAATTGAGTTATGAGGATTACCACCGGGTCATTGCCATCAATCAAGATGGTGTCTTTTTTGGCGCCAAGCACGCGATCAGACAGATACTGAAGCAAGGTGACGGCGGTGTCATCATCAATACCTCCTCGATTCTCGGTTCTGTTGGTGAAGGCGGCGCATTTGCTTATAACGCAACAAAAGGTGCCGTAAATCTGATGACAAAATCCCTGGCACTCCAGTATGCACCGAATGGTATCCGGGTGAATGCGGTGGCGCCGGGTTATGTGGAGTCCGGAATGGTGAACAAAGAAGCACTCGGTGATTTTTATGATGCGCTCGTTGACAGACACCCTGTCGGCCGTCTTGGCCAGCCTGATGAAATCGCCCATGCAATTATCTTCCTGAGCGAAAACGAATTTGTTACAGGCACTACCTTAATGATCGATGGCGGCTACACCGCCCAATAA
- a CDS encoding STAS domain-containing protein, with protein MSSFSRFAEYVSAHAEQLAAEVVETVMRKMQFYISENEQQSTFNMYVQLLSFFGESLLKPERDEMPAAVIDWSKKNAAKQVAAGGAVSEIVIRYPLTRSTFNDLLTRISIDLGLSQQETAHVIKQIDGILDVSLNETIFAFEEYSDRLQRETQQELAKLSAPIVPVKDDIVILPLIGKIDMDRADYILDYIVPQLADRGVTHVISDYSGVYAIDEQIAAALGKIGNTLRLMGIRVIVAGLRPDLAQSIVNSGLDMKKMESYATVKQALKNLS; from the coding sequence ATGTCCTCGTTTTCCCGATTTGCTGAATATGTGAGTGCCCATGCGGAACAATTGGCAGCAGAAGTAGTCGAAACGGTGATGCGGAAAATGCAGTTTTACATATCGGAAAATGAACAGCAATCAACGTTTAATATGTATGTCCAACTCCTTAGCTTTTTCGGGGAGTCCCTTTTGAAGCCGGAGCGGGATGAAATGCCTGCGGCGGTGATTGATTGGAGTAAAAAGAACGCAGCAAAACAAGTGGCTGCAGGCGGTGCTGTCTCAGAAATCGTGATCCGGTACCCGCTGACGAGAAGTACATTCAATGACCTGCTGACGCGGATCAGCATCGATCTCGGTCTTTCCCAGCAGGAGACGGCCCATGTCATTAAACAGATTGACGGGATACTGGATGTCAGTCTCAACGAAACCATCTTTGCGTTTGAAGAGTATTCAGACCGGCTGCAGCGGGAGACACAGCAGGAACTCGCAAAACTTTCTGCTCCTATTGTGCCGGTGAAAGATGATATTGTCATTTTGCCGCTCATCGGAAAAATTGATATGGACCGGGCTGATTACATATTGGATTACATCGTCCCGCAATTGGCGGACCGGGGAGTGACACATGTGATTTCAGACTATTCCGGTGTGTATGCCATCGATGAACAGATTGCGGCAGCGCTCGGCAAAATCGGCAATACGCTGCGCCTTATGGGTATCCGGGTAATCGTAGCCGGACTCAGGCCGGACTTGGCGCAATCGATTGTGAACAGTGGTCTCGATATGAAAAAGATGGAATCGTACGCAACAGTGAAACAGGCCCTGAAGAACCTCAGTTGA
- a CDS encoding DUF4240 domain-containing protein, with amino-acid sequence MERLLICQNGSSNKFWFLKVTGTKYSVTYGKIGTAGTVKVKHFESEEACRSEAERLIRSKMKKGYSETGLKTPNSVRKESEMDDALFWELIETSRMEADDSEEQVEWLIGKLRKRPVQDIIRFDWLFNQHYAKSYTSDLWAAAFIAMGGCSDDSFDYFRAWLISLGKHAYERAVADPESILPFLKAMEAAGEVPELEGLLYVAGQAYEEKTGQDDEQYFELYTELTGDLALNPEIELDWAEDDEEELRTRFPLLWHHFGETPLG; translated from the coding sequence ATGGAGAGACTGCTTATCTGCCAAAACGGATCTTCGAACAAATTCTGGTTTCTAAAGGTGACTGGAACGAAATACAGCGTGACATACGGAAAAATCGGCACAGCCGGCACAGTGAAAGTAAAGCATTTTGAGTCAGAAGAGGCATGCCGGAGTGAAGCGGAGAGACTGATCCGATCGAAAATGAAAAAAGGATACAGTGAAACCGGACTGAAAACCCCGAATTCCGTTAGGAAAGAAAGTGAAATGGATGATGCGCTCTTTTGGGAACTGATCGAGACGTCACGCATGGAAGCAGACGATTCAGAAGAGCAAGTGGAGTGGCTGATTGGAAAGTTGCGGAAAAGACCGGTTCAAGACATCATCCGATTCGACTGGCTCTTCAATCAGCATTACGCCAAATCTTATACATCTGATTTATGGGCTGCCGCATTCATTGCGATGGGCGGGTGCTCCGATGATTCGTTTGATTATTTCAGAGCATGGCTCATTTCCCTTGGGAAACATGCATACGAAAGAGCTGTGGCGGATCCGGAATCGATTTTGCCGTTTTTGAAAGCTATGGAAGCCGCTGGAGAGGTGCCGGAACTGGAAGGGCTACTGTATGTTGCGGGTCAGGCATATGAGGAGAAAACCGGGCAAGATGATGAACAGTACTTTGAATTGTATACCGAATTGACGGGTGATTTGGCGCTGAATCCCGAAATTGAACTGGATTGGGCAGAAGATGACGAAGAAGAGCTTCGGACCAGGTTTCCGTTATTATGGCATCATTTCGGCGAAACACCGTTGGGATAA
- a CDS encoding PadR family transcriptional regulator, translating into MDKDLMRGSVDILILSLIARQDTYGYEIVKNLKESSQELYTMSEGTLYPALKRLEKKDWIESYWGDAETGGRRKYYRITAAGKQELAKKLNEWNKVNQLISMNSEGIPWTSNFRTT; encoded by the coding sequence TTGGATAAAGATCTGATGCGCGGCAGTGTGGACATTTTGATTTTATCGCTCATTGCGCGGCAAGACACATATGGCTATGAAATCGTAAAAAATTTGAAAGAATCAAGCCAGGAACTGTATACGATGAGTGAAGGCACACTTTATCCGGCGCTGAAACGGCTGGAGAAAAAGGACTGGATCGAGTCATACTGGGGAGATGCGGAAACGGGTGGGAGACGCAAATACTACCGTATCACTGCTGCCGGCAAGCAAGAGTTGGCAAAGAAGCTGAATGAATGGAACAAGGTGAATCAGCTGATCAGCATGAACTCGGAGGGGATTCCATGGACGAGCAATTTCAGAACTACGTAG
- a CDS encoding permease prefix domain 1-containing protein → MDEQFQNYVDGIMREVVCRDEQKAEIAEEMHDHLQLLKAEYMEAGKTEQQAAQLAISAFGQKKQVGRQLQKELFPHLQLLKWISSGLCLFIAYFLLKQGLALQQMGTDVDGEGIGIHFFIFEVNDRVPEENIPHYALRFLTAGVAMMWLSLLVFNKKVLNYIAQI, encoded by the coding sequence ATGGACGAGCAATTTCAGAACTACGTAGACGGCATCATGCGGGAAGTCGTCTGCCGGGATGAACAGAAAGCGGAAATCGCGGAAGAGATGCATGACCATTTGCAGTTGCTGAAAGCGGAATACATGGAAGCGGGCAAAACAGAACAGCAAGCCGCACAGCTGGCAATCTCCGCTTTCGGACAGAAAAAGCAAGTGGGCCGGCAGCTTCAGAAAGAGTTGTTTCCTCATTTGCAACTCTTGAAATGGATCAGTTCAGGACTGTGTCTGTTCATCGCCTATTTTCTTTTGAAGCAAGGACTGGCATTGCAGCAAATGGGAACTGATGTGGATGGTGAGGGAATCGGCATTCACTTCTTCATTTTCGAAGTGAACGACCGGGTGCCTGAAGAGAATATCCCACACTATGCGCTAAGATTTCTGACAGCGGGTGTTGCGATGATGTGGCTTTCTTTACTCGTGTTCAATAAAAAAGTTCTTAATTATATTGCACAGATCTAA